The segment CTGACGTGTGCAGAGTGAGTGCTGATTGCGCACGTCTGACTGCTGACGTGTGCAGAGTGAGTGCTGATTGCGCACGTCTGACTGCTGACGTGTGCAGAGTGAGTGCTGATTGCGCACGTCAGCACTCGGATTATTCAAAAGAGCGTGTTTTTCGCTGAATTTGGCTATGCCTTATACCCCTAGGACTTACGCAGTTTCGCCACTAAAACACTAAAGCACCAAATCCCACTAAACTTTGGTGTGTATTTTTTTGTGCTTTTGTGCTTTTGTGGCATTAGTCCCGATAGCCATCGGTATCCGAATTCCATCGAAGTACGAAAAAAATACGAACCTACGAACTACGAAATGTTCGTACTTCGTAAGTTCGTAAAAGATTCGTACTTCGGTGATGAAACCCGTTATCTGTACCTCCCGTTCACCTTCCACATTAAAAAAGAAGAACCCACTCCAATCAGCGCACCCACCAGCACATCACTCGGATAATGCACTCCCAGTTCCATGCGCGAATAGCCCACTGCGCCCGCCCATAAAAAAGAGGGAGCAATCACATACCACTTGGGATACGCCAGCGAAAGCGAAGTGGCGGTGGCAAATGCCGCTGAAGTATGCCCCGAAGGAAAAGAAGGAGAGCCCGCCTCGCTTTTCTGCGTAACCAAATTGGGATAGGTAACAAACGGGCGCTTGCGGTTGAACGAATATTTTAATCCCACTGTGATAAGCGTG is part of the Bacteroidota bacterium genome and harbors:
- a CDS encoding phosphatase PAP2 family protein, whose amino-acid sequence is MKISLVIGHWSFVICFLFFLPAVNAQNADINLLHSINSGNSASWDNTNKIFSQSMTPVSIAVPSSFFLYGIFAHDSAAKRNSLVMGASLAASTLITVGLKYSFNRKRPFVTYPNLVTQKSEAGSPSFPSGHTSAAFATATSLSLAYPKWYVIAPSFLWAGAVGYSRMELGVHYPSDVLVGALIGVGSSFLMWKVNGRYR